From Sediminibacterium sp. TEGAF015, a single genomic window includes:
- a CDS encoding N-acetylneuraminate synthase family protein, with product MKVVNITKEKTVQNFSTPYIIAEIGANHNGDMQLAKKMIDAAVECGCDAVKFQSWTPDSIVSKEEYDRNQRYNDSAKKHFGSLREMVDKYYLRTEQHYDLESYCRQKNIDFCSTPFTNREVDLLEDLHVPFYKIASMDINNYDFLAYVAQKGKPVILSTGMSTLGEIETAIKVVNNAGNDDIVLLHCISIYPPLYEDIHLNNITMLQQTFGYPVGFSDHTIGYSIPLASVALGSCVIEKHFTLDKDLPGWDHEISANPEEMKIICQESHNIVKSLGNFKRTVSSAEIAKKDKFRRSAVAKIEINAGHIVSVNDLDFKRPGTGIQPEEIKYLIGRKVKSGIPEGELIKWEHFE from the coding sequence ATGAAAGTAGTTAACATTACAAAAGAAAAGACTGTTCAAAATTTTAGTACACCTTATATCATAGCTGAAATTGGTGCCAATCATAATGGAGATATGCAGTTAGCAAAAAAAATGATTGACGCGGCTGTTGAATGCGGATGTGATGCTGTTAAATTTCAGTCATGGACGCCTGATTCGATCGTTTCAAAAGAGGAGTATGATAGAAATCAACGATATAATGATTCAGCAAAAAAACATTTTGGCTCATTACGTGAAATGGTTGATAAGTATTATTTAAGAACCGAACAGCATTATGATTTAGAATCATATTGCAGGCAAAAGAATATTGATTTTTGTTCTACACCATTTACTAATCGTGAAGTTGATTTATTGGAAGACTTGCATGTTCCATTTTATAAGATAGCATCAATGGATATCAACAACTATGATTTTCTGGCCTATGTTGCCCAAAAAGGTAAGCCTGTAATATTATCAACTGGTATGTCAACCCTTGGAGAGATTGAAACTGCTATCAAGGTTGTAAATAATGCAGGTAACGATGATATTGTTCTTTTGCATTGTATCTCAATTTACCCCCCTTTGTATGAAGATATTCATCTTAATAATATAACAATGTTGCAACAAACTTTTGGCTATCCAGTTGGATTCTCTGACCACACTATTGGATATTCTATTCCCTTAGCTAGTGTTGCGCTTGGGTCATGTGTAATTGAAAAACATTTCACTCTAGATAAAGACCTTCCAGGCTGGGATCATGAAATCTCCGCAAATCCAGAAGAAATGAAAATTATTTGTCAGGAGTCGCATAATATCGTAAAATCTTTAGGAAATTTTAAAAGAACAGTATCATCTGCAGAAATTGCCAAAAAAGATAAGTTCAGACGCAGTGCTGTAGCTAAAATCGAAATCAACGCAGGGCATATTGTTTCAGTTAATGACTTAGATTTCAAGAGACCCGGCACTGGAATTCAACCAGAAGAAATAAAATATTTAATAGGACGAAAAGTAAAAAGTGGGATTCCTGAGGGAGAATTGATTAAGTGGGAGCATTTTGAATAA
- a CDS encoding sugar phosphate nucleotidyltransferase: MTKYKISSSNNIRDAIKQIDNNGEGFVLIVDDSEKVIGLLTDGDFRRAILSGISLAENCLKIANRKFISVDKNVSEREIINIFLQSKIDHLPVLEDGLLIEILQRKNFNLSGKVVLPATFEDVSIVIMAGGKGTRMKPFTNILPKPLIPVGNKSMLEVIMVEYQRYFNCSFFISVNYKANLIKAYLEEYADLYKVSYIMEDSPLGTAGALKYIKGEIDKPFFVSNCDILIKANYADIYRNHIEKKNDFTIISSMIHYKIPYGVCEIENGGELRRLVEKPEYDFLVNAGMYIVNPEVLSLIPDNTFYNITDLIDAIKKDGGRVGVFPVSENSYHDSGQWKEYGNMLDAITRIS; encoded by the coding sequence TTGACAAAGTATAAAATTAGTAGTTCAAATAACATCAGAGATGCTATTAAACAAATTGACAATAATGGAGAAGGTTTTGTACTAATAGTGGATGATAGTGAAAAAGTAATTGGGCTGTTAACGGATGGTGATTTTCGAAGAGCAATATTAAGCGGCATTTCATTGGCCGAAAATTGCCTAAAGATTGCAAACAGAAAATTTATATCAGTTGATAAAAATGTATCTGAAAGAGAGATTATTAATATTTTCCTTCAATCGAAAATTGATCACCTTCCAGTTCTTGAGGACGGGTTATTAATTGAGATACTTCAGAGAAAAAATTTTAATTTATCTGGTAAGGTAGTTTTGCCAGCTACATTTGAAGATGTATCTATCGTTATCATGGCTGGTGGAAAAGGCACTCGAATGAAGCCCTTTACAAATATACTACCTAAACCATTAATACCCGTTGGTAATAAATCTATGCTCGAGGTGATTATGGTTGAATACCAAAGATATTTTAATTGCAGTTTTTTTATATCAGTAAATTATAAAGCAAATCTTATTAAAGCATATTTGGAAGAATATGCTGATTTATATAAGGTGTCTTATATAATGGAAGATAGTCCATTAGGTACAGCAGGAGCCTTGAAATACATTAAAGGAGAAATTGATAAACCTTTTTTTGTTTCCAATTGCGATATACTAATTAAAGCTAATTACGCAGATATTTACAGGAATCACATTGAAAAGAAAAACGATTTTACCATTATTTCATCTATGATACACTATAAAATTCCATATGGTGTTTGTGAAATTGAAAATGGCGGTGAGTTGAGAAGACTAGTTGAAAAACCTGAGTATGATTTTTTAGTAAATGCAGGTATGTACATCGTTAACCCTGAAGTACTTTCTTTGATACCAGATAATACATTTTATAATATTACTGATTTAATAGATGCTATAAAGAAAGATGGTGGTAGGGTAGGAGTTTTTCCAGTATCAGAAAATTCTTATCATGATTCTGGACAATGGAAAGAATATGGGAATATGTTGGATGCGATTACTAGAATTTCATAA
- a CDS encoding NAD-dependent 4,6-dehydratase LegB → MILKNKMILVTGADGFIGSHLVEFLILEGARVRAFVNYNSFNSWGWIDNLGKETIKQIEIFSGDIRDPNAVKLAMKDCNIVFHLAALISIPYSYLAPDHYVDTNIRGTLNILQAARDLYIEKTLITSTSEVYGTAIYVPIDEKHPRQGQSPYSATKIGADSLAESFYKSFELPLTIVRPFNTYGPRQSARAVIPTIITQLLAGVTEIKLGAIHPTRDLVYVKDTVRGFIEIAKSDFLVGQDVNIATCSEIKVGDLAQKIIDLINPAAKIIEDKNRLRPANSEVERLFGSNHKILKSTNWTPTYSLNEGLTETINWFSTKENLKLYKHDIYNL, encoded by the coding sequence ATGATTCTTAAAAATAAAATGATTCTAGTAACTGGAGCTGATGGATTTATAGGTAGCCATTTAGTTGAATTTCTAATATTAGAGGGGGCTAGAGTGAGAGCATTCGTAAATTATAATTCATTTAATAGTTGGGGATGGATTGATAATCTGGGAAAAGAAACAATTAAGCAAATTGAAATTTTTAGTGGGGACATTCGAGATCCAAATGCAGTTAAATTGGCAATGAAGGACTGCAATATTGTTTTTCATCTTGCTGCACTGATTTCTATTCCTTATAGTTACCTTGCTCCCGATCACTATGTAGATACTAACATAAGAGGTACACTAAACATCTTACAGGCAGCCAGGGATTTATATATTGAAAAAACTTTAATTACCTCTACTTCAGAAGTTTATGGTACTGCAATTTATGTTCCAATAGACGAAAAACATCCGCGTCAAGGGCAGTCACCTTATTCTGCAACTAAAATTGGAGCTGATAGTTTAGCTGAATCATTTTATAAAAGTTTTGAACTACCATTGACAATTGTGAGACCTTTTAATACTTATGGGCCTCGACAATCTGCGAGGGCAGTAATACCAACTATAATCACACAACTATTAGCAGGAGTGACTGAAATTAAACTTGGGGCGATTCATCCAACTCGTGACTTGGTTTATGTGAAAGATACTGTTCGAGGATTTATCGAGATAGCGAAATCGGATTTTTTAGTTGGTCAGGATGTTAACATTGCTACATGCTCTGAAATAAAAGTTGGGGACTTAGCCCAAAAAATCATTGATTTGATTAATCCAGCTGCAAAAATTATTGAAGATAAAAATAGGTTGAGGCCTGCTAATAGTGAAGTTGAGAGACTTTTTGGTTCAAATCATAAAATTCTAAAATCAACTAATTGGACTCCTACATATTCACTTAACGAAGGCTTAACTGAAACAATTAATTGGTTTTCAACAAAGGAAAATCTCAAGTTATACAAGCATGATATATATAACCTATAA
- a CDS encoding acylneuraminate cytidylyltransferase family protein, producing MNVVAIIPARGGSKRIPRKNIIDFMGKPMIAWTIDAAQNAKIFNRILVSTDSEEIASVVKSCGIDVPFLRYHKSDDYSPVTEATIEAINQAETFYNEKYDIVVQLMANAPLRNAKDILQHYSTFLACGRSFQISSFKFGWMNPWWAFKVNESGEAEWIMKEGVGKRSQDLEDLYCPTGVIWIAKVDQLKAANTFYGPGYEFCEINWKSAVDIDNYEDLEFAKALYLLKQKESRA from the coding sequence ATGAATGTAGTTGCAATTATTCCAGCAAGAGGAGGATCAAAAAGAATACCAAGAAAGAATATTATCGATTTCATGGGGAAACCAATGATTGCCTGGACAATTGATGCAGCTCAGAATGCCAAAATTTTCAACAGGATATTGGTAAGTACGGATAGTGAAGAAATTGCAAGTGTAGTTAAATCATGTGGAATAGATGTTCCCTTTCTTCGCTATCATAAAAGTGATGATTACTCGCCTGTAACAGAAGCTACCATTGAAGCGATTAATCAGGCCGAAACATTTTATAATGAGAAGTATGACATAGTGGTTCAGCTAATGGCAAATGCACCATTACGTAACGCAAAGGATATTTTACAACATTATAGTACATTTTTAGCCTGTGGACGGAGTTTTCAAATCAGTTCTTTTAAATTCGGATGGATGAATCCTTGGTGGGCTTTCAAGGTTAACGAGAGTGGGGAAGCTGAATGGATAATGAAGGAAGGCGTTGGTAAACGATCCCAGGATTTGGAAGATTTGTACTGTCCTACAGGTGTAATTTGGATAGCAAAAGTTGATCAGTTAAAAGCAGCTAATACATTCTACGGGCCTGGATATGAATTTTGTGAAATCAATTGGAAAAGTGCAGTGGATATTGATAATTATGAAGACCTTGAATTTGCAAAAGCATTGTATTTGTTAAAGCAAAAAGAAAGCAGAGCATAA